CATGAGTAGCGAAAGACAAGTGAGAAACTTGTCCGCCGAATGACCAAGGGTTCCTGGGCCAGGTTAATCCGCCCAGGGTGAGTCGGGACCTAAGGCGAGGCCGACAGGCGTAGTCGATGGACAACGGGTTGATATTCCCGTACCCGTGTATCCGCGCCCAGTGGCGAATCATCTGTACTAACCATCCAAAAGCATTGCTTCAGCCTTTCGGGGTTGTCTTAGTGTGGCTGCGTGGGACCTTGGGTGTAGTAGTCAAGCGATGGGGTGACGCAGGAAGGTAGCTGGGCCAGTCAGTGGTTGTACTGGTGTAAGCCTGTAGGGAGTGACATAGGCAAATCCGTGTCACATTGATCCTGAGAGGTGATGCGTAGCCGTTATGGTGAATTCAGTGATCCTATGCTGCCGAGAAAAGCCTCTAGTGAGTTGGTGCACGGCCCGTACCCCAAACCGACACAGGTGGTCAGGTAGAGAATACTAAGGCGATCGAGATAACTGTGGTTAAGGAACTCGGCAAATTACCCCCGTAACTTCGGGAGAAGGGGGGCCATGGCTGGTGATCACCTTTGCGGTGTGAGCTGGTTGTGGTCGCAGAGACCAGAGAGAAGCGACTGTTTACTAAAAACACAGGTCCGTGCGAAGTCGTAAGACGATGTATACGGACTGACGCCTGCCCGGTGCTGGAAGGTTAAGAGGACCGGTTAGTGGAGTAATCCGCGAAGCTGAGAATTTAAGCCCCAGTAAACGGCGGTGGTAACTATAACCATCCTAAGGTAGCGAAATTCCTTGTCGGGTAAGTTCCGACCTGCACGAATGGCGTAACGACTTCTCTGCTGTCTCAACCACAGACTCGGCGAAATTGCAGTACGAGTAAAGATGCTCGTTTCGCGCGGCAGGACGAAAAGACCCCGGGACCTTCACTATAGCTTGGTATTGGTGTTCGGTACGGTTTGTGTAGGATAGGTGGGAGACTGTGAAGCTGGCACGCTAGTGTTGGTGGAGTCGTTGTTGAAATACCACTCTGATCGTATTGGGCTTCTAACCTCGGACCCTGATCGGGTTCAGGGACAGTGCCTGGTGGGTAGTTTAACTGGGGCGGTTGCCTCCTAAAATGTAACGGAGGCGCCCAAAGGTTCCCTCAGCCTGGATGGCAATCAGGTGTTGAGTGTAAGTGCACAAGGGAGCTTGACTGTGAGACGTACATGTCGAGCAGGGACGAAAGTCGGGACTAGTGATCCGGCACCGGCAAGTGGAAGCGGTGTCGCTCAACGGATAAAAGGTACCCCGGGGATAACAGGCTGATCTTCCCCAAGAGTCCATATCGACGGGATGGTTTGGCACCTCGATGTCGGCTCGTCGCATCCTGGGGCTGGAGTAGGTCCCAAGGGTTGGGCTGTTCGCCCATTAAAGCGGCACGCGAGCTGGGTTTAGAACGTCGTGAGACAGTTCGGTCTCTATCCGCCGCGCGCGATTAGAAACTTGAGGAAACCTGTCCCTAGTACGAGAGGACCGGGACGGACGAACCTCTGGTGTGCCAGTTGTTCCGCCAGGAGCACTGCTGGTTAGCTACGTTCGGAAGGGATAACCGCTGAAAGCATCTAAGCGGGAAGCCTGTTCCAAGATGAGGTTTCTCACCACCTTTCGGGGTGGGTAAGGCCCCCTACAGACTATGGGGTTGATAGGCCAGAACTGTAAGCATAGTAATGTGTTCAGGTGACTGGTACTAATAGGCCGAGGACTTACTAACAACACTCACACACATTTTGTTTGATGTCTGTGATGGTCGCATCCACTATCTACTTCTGAAACAACACACGATCACGACCGTTTAGGTTTGTGGTTGGTGATAGTTTCATATTGTTTCGGTGGCTATAGCGGAGGGGAAACGCCCGGCCCCATTCCGAACCCGGAAGCTAAGCCCTCCAGCGCCGATGGTACTGCACTTTAGTCAGTGTGGGAGAGTAGGACACCGCCGAACTCAACTCTATTCGAGCCCCTCAACCCTTGTGGTTGAGGGGCTCGAATACTTTTCGGGGCTTCACAGCCAGATAGACTGGACTCATGGCGATCGACAGGCCGGCCAAAGGCGCCGCAGACGTGGTGAAGGCTCCGCGAGCACGTATGACGGGAGCACAGCGTCGTCTGCAGCTCATCGAAGTTGCACGCGGCCTGTTCGCCGAGCGAGGTTTCGACGGCACGTCGATCGAAGAGATCGCCCAGCGGGCCGGCGTCTCCAAGCCGATCGTCTACGAGCACTTCGGCGGCAAAGAGGGGCTGTACGCGGTTGTCGTCGACCGTGAGATGGACAAGCTACTGGAGATGGTGACTGCGTCGCTCACCCAGAACCGGTCGCTGTACCGCATTCAGCAGGTCGCGCTTGCTCTCTTGACGTACATGGAGGAGCGGACCGACGGATTCAAGATCCTCGTTCGTGGCGAGTCACCTGTCGGAGACGGCGACACACGATATTCAAGCCTGTTGAACGATGCGATTAGCCAGGTGGAGCATATTCTGGCGAGCGACTTCGACCGTCGTGGGTTCGACCCCAAACTTGCTCCGCTTTATGCACAGGCGCTCGTCGGAATGGTGTCGGTGACCGCCCAATGGTGGCTCGACGTTCGGGAGCCCGCGAAAGAAGTCGTTGCAGCCCATCTGGTGAACCTGTGTTGGAACGGGCTCACTCGACTCGACCCGGAACCCGTTCTCGTCGACTCCGCATACAAGGAGTCGACGCAGGCGACAGTCCACCCGAACCTGAACCCGTCTACCGCCCACGCAGCGAACGACGATGGCTGATCGTTCCAGCGCCCCACAACAGAACCGCTAGAACTGCGGTCGAGACGATCTGACCGCGCACCGCATCGGTCGTCAATCCGAGCACGACGATGCCGACCAGCGCGGCGAACGTGATCCACGAGAGATACGGATAGCCCCACATCTTCATCGGAAGTGTGGTGCCGTCTTTCTCGGCGCGGCGTCGAAGGACGATCTGCGCGACGGTGATCGCCATCCACGTGACGAGCAGCGTGGAGCCGACGAGCGAGAGAAGTTTGTCGAGCACCTGGCCGCCCCAGAAATAGGTCGCGGGGACAACGAGGAACCCGACGAGCACACTCGCGAGGACGGCGACCCACGGGACGCCGTTATCTGCAGTGCGCATCGCAGTACGAGGCGCCATGCGTCGCGCGCCGAGCGAGAACAACATGCGAGACGCGCCGTACAGATTCACATTCATCGAGGACAACAATGCGATGACGATGACGGCCCCGATCGCCGACGCGACAGCCGGTAGACCCGCCTGCTCCAGGACGCCGACGAATGGACCGGACTCGAGGCGCTCGTCTCCGACTGGGAGCACCAGCATGATCACGAGCACAGAGCCGATGTAGAAGATCAGAATCCGCCACACGATGGTCCGGATCGCCTTGGTGACGCTGGGGCCGGGGTCGTCTGTCTCTGCGGCCGCGACGGCGATGATCTCGATGCCACCGAAAGCGAACGCGATCACGAGGAGGGCCGCGCTGATGCCGCCGATCCCATTCGGCATGATCTCGCCGACATTGCTCAGCCCGGGGGAGGGTTCGGACAGCCAGCCGAAGAGATACGCGGCTCCCAACGCGAGGAACACCACGATGAACAGCACCTTGATGAGCGCCAGCCAGAACTCTAGTTCACCGAAATGTGCTGCGCCGCTGAGATTCAGGATGCTGAAGACAGTCATGAAGATCAGCGCCCACGCCCATGTCGGCAGCACTCCGATCAGCCCGTGCAACCCCTCGGCCGCCGCCAACGCCTCGGCGGCGACCACCACGGTCATCTGGATCCACCACAGCCAGCCCATCATGAAGCCGGCACCGGGACCGAGAGCCTTGCCCACGTAGTACGAGAACGCTCCGGGATTGGGGTCGGCTGCTGCGAGTTCACCCAGCATCCGCATCACGGAGACGATGATCAGGCCGATGATCGCGTACGACAGCAGGGCGGCCGGGCCGGCAAGCGTGATGCCCTGCCCCGATCCGACGAACAGTCCGGCGCCGATCGCCGAGCCGAGACTCATCATGATGAGATGGCGGGGCCGAAGCCCCTTCTTCAGGTGCCCGTCGGCATCAGTGTGATCTCGCGCGGAATCGCCCATTCACTAGAGCCTAGTGGGGCGTCCATGCGGGAGAATCGACGGATGCTCACTCTGCGCACCGCTGAACCCGCCGATTGCGCGGCGTTCGCTGAGATCTACCGCCACTACGTCGAGACGTCCGTCGCCACGTTCGATCACGACGCGCCCGACGTCGACGAATGGCGTGCCAAGCTCGCGGCGACTCTTGATGCCGGCCGACCGTTCCTGGCAGCGGAGGATCCCGACATCATGCCGGGTGTGATCGGATACGCCTACCTCGGCGCCTACCGAGGTAAGGCAGGGTGGGGATGGACCGCTGAGGACAGCATCTACCTCCGGCCGGAAGCATCGGGTCGTGGGCACGGCTCGACACTCCTCACCGCGCTCATCGAAGCGACCGACACATCTGTCGTGCGCAACATCATGGCCGTCATCTCCGAAGAAGTGCCCGCGTCGATCAGACTGCACGAACGGGCTGGATTCATCGAGGTCGGACGGTCCGCGGGAGTGGGGTACAAATTCGATCGTTGGCTCGGCTGCGTCTACATGCAGCTCTCCCTGGCGGCCGGGGACCCGCAGGAGTGATTGGTAGTCTCAATGGGTGATGATCAGCCCGAATACCACTGAGCCGCCGGTGCACGCCGCGACTCACGGGGTGCTCGCGGCTGCGGCGTCGGTGATCCTCGGGGTCGCCGCGCACGTGCTCGGAGGAGGCTTCGGCGGTCACGGACCGTCCACCGCACATGTCCTGGTACTGATCGCGCTGGCAATGGTCGTCGGTGTCGTCCGAGCCAACCAGGTCCGCGTCACCGAAGAGCGGCGCTCCCGCGGCCACATCCGCAACGGCTGGATCGGTACTGCGTCCGCTCTTGTCGGGGGCCAGATCGCCGCCCACCTGGCGTTGTCCATGCTCGGCCACGGCTCGTCAGTCGTGCCGGATGGACGCATGACCGCGTGGCACGTCATCGCCGTGCCCATCGTGGTTGTTGTCCTCGTCCTCGCCGAGCGTGTGGAACGGGCCTTCGCGTCCCGGGTCGCTCACCTGACAAGGGTCGCGGCCGGAGTGGCCGTTGGCGCCGAGGTCTCGTGGACGGCCGTTTTCGTCGACGTCCGACGCTGCGTCCCCCGAGACGTCTTCTCCTCCGCGGGTATCCGCGGTCCTCCCATGAGTGTGTGACCTCTCGACTCGCTTCGTTCGCTCTTGTTGGAGGAGCACGAAGTCCTCGTGTCCGTTTGAGAACGGGCCATCTCTTCGCGCCGGTTCATGTTCGGCGCGGACACACACTCGCAGATTTCAGGAGAACTCATGGCACGCAGCCAACTGATCCGCTCGGCCGGATTGACCGCATTCACGGCAGTCACCGTCGCATCCGCCGCACTTCTCGGAGCGTGCGGCACCGATTCCGCCGACACCACTCGAAACGCG
This genomic window from Gordonia sp. PDNC005 contains:
- a CDS encoding TetR/AcrR family transcriptional regulator, with amino-acid sequence MAIDRPAKGAADVVKAPRARMTGAQRRLQLIEVARGLFAERGFDGTSIEEIAQRAGVSKPIVYEHFGGKEGLYAVVVDREMDKLLEMVTASLTQNRSLYRIQQVALALLTYMEERTDGFKILVRGESPVGDGDTRYSSLLNDAISQVEHILASDFDRRGFDPKLAPLYAQALVGMVSVTAQWWLDVREPAKEVVAAHLVNLCWNGLTRLDPEPVLVDSAYKESTQATVHPNLNPSTAHAANDDG
- a CDS encoding amino acid permease, with protein sequence MGDSARDHTDADGHLKKGLRPRHLIMMSLGSAIGAGLFVGSGQGITLAGPAALLSYAIIGLIIVSVMRMLGELAAADPNPGAFSYYVGKALGPGAGFMMGWLWWIQMTVVVAAEALAAAEGLHGLIGVLPTWAWALIFMTVFSILNLSGAAHFGELEFWLALIKVLFIVVFLALGAAYLFGWLSEPSPGLSNVGEIMPNGIGGISAALLVIAFAFGGIEIIAVAAAETDDPGPSVTKAIRTIVWRILIFYIGSVLVIMLVLPVGDERLESGPFVGVLEQAGLPAVASAIGAVIVIALLSSMNVNLYGASRMLFSLGARRMAPRTAMRTADNGVPWVAVLASVLVGFLVVPATYFWGGQVLDKLLSLVGSTLLVTWMAITVAQIVLRRRAEKDGTTLPMKMWGYPYLSWITFAALVGIVVLGLTTDAVRGQIVSTAVLAVLLWGAGTISHRRSLRGR
- a CDS encoding GNAT family N-acetyltransferase, giving the protein MLTLRTAEPADCAAFAEIYRHYVETSVATFDHDAPDVDEWRAKLAATLDAGRPFLAAEDPDIMPGVIGYAYLGAYRGKAGWGWTAEDSIYLRPEASGRGHGSTLLTALIEATDTSVVRNIMAVISEEVPASIRLHERAGFIEVGRSAGVGYKFDRWLGCVYMQLSLAAGDPQE